The following are encoded together in the Culex pipiens pallens isolate TS chromosome 1, TS_CPP_V2, whole genome shotgun sequence genome:
- the LOC120413300 gene encoding uncharacterized protein LOC120413300, with the protein MNRFVVHFPQRSTLEPEAESVRVFAGSKARYSRVVLDSLTITEQVDRWWPVLGQELETLTVEGCRVSTETVLRILSLSPKLKRFTFRCGSEHDFRSGSVADFKLGKLEVLRLDRIELLEVLRGCCPGLRLLKLEDGFKPISEGYERTVLEFVETVQDTLEGIKLEQVSAFLLEKIANLSRLHLQRISLEGSGQYGEQDLIEFSRLQSSIQHFNVTSLEAISDAVSHLS; encoded by the coding sequence ATGAACCGGTTCGTGGTTCACTTTCCACAGCGTTCCACGCTGGAACCGGAAGCGGAGTCGGTGCGGGTGTTTGCCGGGTCGAAAGCTCGATATTCGCGGGTAGTGTTGGATTCGTTGACCATTACGGAGCAGGTGGATCGGTGGTGGCCCGTCCTGGGGCAGGAACTGGAAACGCTAACGGTGGAAGGGTGCCGCGTTTCGACGGAAACGGTTCTGAGGATCTTGAGCTTGTCGCCGAAGCTGAAACGGTTCACGTTTCGGTGCGGTTCGGAGCATGATTTTCGGAGTGGTTCAGTGGCGGATTTCAAGCTGGGAAAGCTGGAAGTGTTGCGATTGGATCGGATTGAACTGCTGGAAGTTTTGCGGGGGTGCTGTCCGGGACTTAGGCTACTCAAGCTGGAAGATGGCTTCAAGCCAATTAGTGAGGGTTACGAGAGAACTGTGCTGGAGTTCGTCGAAACGGTTCAGGATACTTTGGAGGGAATCAAACTGGAGCAAGTGTCCGCTTTCCTGTTGGAGAAAATTGCCAACTTGAGCCGGTTACACCTGCAGCGAATTTCTCTGGAAGGTTCCGGTCAGTACGGCGAGCAAGATTTGATTGAGTTCAGTCGGCTGCAAAGCAGCATCCAGCACTTTAACGTGACCAGCCTGGAGGCGATATCTGACGCAGTAAGTCACTTATCTTGA
- the LOC120413305 gene encoding uncharacterized protein LOC120413305, with amino-acid sequence MHYNSFNCKQNILEYYTCHGGVNQLGGVFVNGRPLPDLVRQRIVELAHNGIRPCDISRQLRVSHGCVSKILSRYYETGSFKAGVIGGSKPKVATPPVVDAIAAYKLQNPTMFAWEIRDKLLADGICVHDNVPSVSSINRIVRNKAAEKAKYSSRMDTSMDGGSPRGMSRGQGQQQQAQSGQSGSQQQQQQQASGQECMNQQSMSDSEGMMKSSQASGDNVASASYSINGLLGLSQKSLSGSSSKRRKIKEDPDLKSNILGCIKRDKVLNPHGWQSETKDMQEMAHDGGQDKGNNNNNNDMYVGGPVDFVSSMAMANEDNSDNQQSFSLRAEKPHKYHREDALSVGVIIEDDSSGRKHQQQHHHPQHPSDLGKSPGGGTAGGYEKILTSEMLASSAAAAAAAAAAAGVGIGLKRSQDASPSMAQSIEFLSDMNNNISQNQSFPTTSYETAGAGGGGGYSTGGPGEPGAETAVLNPHIACSSNYSAFLQNTDQFAANPELIFPTAYTQYAPGYGSFNYNAPFTNQNLCRDLGQIHYPEEQ; translated from the exons ATGCATTACAATTCGTTCAATTGTAAGCAGAACATCCTGGAGTACTACACCT gtCACGGTGGAGTAAACCAGCTCGGCGGAGTCTTCGTCAATGGGCGGCCCCTGCCCGACCTGGTCCGGCAACGGATCGTCGAACTCGCCCACAACGGGATCCGGCCGTGCGACATTTCGCGCCAGCTGCGCGTCAGCCACGGCTGCGTGTCCAAGATACTATCGAG ATACTACGAAACGGGCAGCTTCAAGGCGGGCGTCATCGGCGGCTCCAAGCCGAAGGTGGCCACCCCGCCGGTGGTGGACGCAATCGCCGCCTACAAGCTCCAGAACCCAACGATGTTCGCGTGGGAAATCCGCGACAAGCTGCTCGCGGACGGCATCTGCGTGCACGACAACGTCCCCAGCGTGTCCTCGATCAATAG AATTGTTCGCAACAAAGCGGCGGAAAAGGCCAAGTACAGCTCCCGCATGGACACCAGCATGGACGGCGGTAGCCCGCGGGGAATGTCCCGCGGACAGGGTCAGCAACAGCAAGCTCAATCTGGACAGAGTGgatctcaacagcagcagcagcagcaagcctCCGGCCAGGAGTGCATGAACCAGCAGTCCATGTCCGATTCCGAGGGAATGATGAAGAGTTCGCAGGCTTCCGGCGACAACGTCGCCTCGGCTTCGTACAGCATCAACGGGCTGCTTGGATTGTCGCAGAAGTCGCTGTCCGGAAGTAGCTCGAAACGGCGCAAAATTAAAGAGGATCCGG ATTTGAAATCAAACATTCTTGGCTGTATTAAACGGGACAAGGTACTGAATCCGCACGGCTGGCAATCT GAAACCAAAGACATGCAAGAAATGGCTCACGATGGCGGACAGGACAAGGGaaataacaacaataacaacgATATGTACGTGGGGGGGCCCGTGGACTTTGTCAGCTCGATGGCCATGGCCAATGAGGACAACTCGGACAACCAGCAGAGCTTCTCGTTGAGAG CTGAGAAACCGCACAAATACCACCGGGAGGACGCCCTCTCGGTCGGGGTCATCATCGAGGACGACTCTTCCGGAAGGAAACACCAACAGCAGCATCACCATCCGCAGCACCCGTCCGACCTGGGCAAGAGCCCGGGCGGGGGAACGGCCGGCGGCTACGAGAAGATCCTGACCAGCGAGATGCTCGCGTCATCGGCAGCCGCTGCAGCTGCGGCGGCGGCAGCGGCGGGCGTCGGCATTGGCCTCAAGCGCTCCCAGGACGCGTCCCCCTCGATGGCCCAGTCCATCGAGTTCCTCAGCGACATGAACAACAACATATCGCAGAACCAGAGCTTCCCCACGACGAGTTACGAGACGGCGGGTGCGGGCGGAGGCGGTGGGTATAGTACCGGAGGGCCGGGCGAACCCGGCGCGGAAACGGCCGTCCTGAACCCGCACATTGCCTGCTCGTCCAACTACTCGGCGTTCCTGCAGAACACGGACCAGTTTGCCG